A single Lolium perenne isolate Kyuss_39 chromosome 6, Kyuss_2.0, whole genome shotgun sequence DNA region contains:
- the LOC127310458 gene encoding uncharacterized protein: MEGYCMLYVDYIVDDPLHDETVFRHRFRMGRNLFLKIVYALREYDSYFRRKLDCTGMAGFSVIQKCTVAMRMLAYGAPGDSTDDYLRMAESTVLNCFYRFYRAVIALFGDIYLRSPTEEEREVLFEFVVVLKGDPLGIERLPDNYADFVAGNEPASLLLREAACDCCRWIGDVIFDMRGKMYLHTGWEKFVRFDDLEAGCVLTCSYLGEGDMTVKFG, encoded by the exons atggagggctactgcatgctcTACGTCGACTACATCGTCGACGATCCATTGCATGATGAGACTGTTTTTAGGCATCGTTTCAGGATGGGTCGGAATCTCTTCCTGAAAATTGTGTATGCCCTTCGAGAGTACGACTCCTATTTCAGACGCAAGTTGGATTGCACCGGCATGGCAGGGTTTTCCGTCATTcaaaagtgcacggtggctatgcGGATGCTGGCATATGGAGCTCCTGGTGATTCTACTGATGACTATCttaggatggcggagtccaccgtccttaattgtttctaccggttctacaGGGCGGTGATAGCACTGTTCGGGGAcatctacttgagatcacccact GAGGAGGAGCGGGAAGTGTTGTTTgagttcgtcgtcgtcctcaagggcgacccactcggcatcgagAGGCTACCGGACAATTAcgccgacttcgtcgccggcAATGAGCCGGCCTCGCTGCTTCTGCGGGAGGCTGCCTGTGACTGCTGCCGGTGGATTGGGGACGTGATCTTCGAcatgcgcggcaagatgtacctccacaccggCTGGGAGAAGTTTGTGCGCTTCGACGACCTCGAAGCCGGCTGCGTGCTCACGTGCTCCTACCTTGGCGAGGGGGATATgaccgtcaag tttgggtga